A window of the Henckelia pumila isolate YLH828 chromosome 3, ASM3356847v2, whole genome shotgun sequence genome harbors these coding sequences:
- the LOC140888879 gene encoding ethylene-responsive transcription factor ERF026-like, whose translation MDFDRGNQWWNPSSSSVHHDAHLVAEANSDAKSSIASTQRKRGTDRKINRRISEGRDPNKKSTRSSAGNPEMAVAATTLDFSASHVFPPWRDQSNAYCDIQNAARYFSCSSSSSGTTSQFPAEKALVEKVSNASMMDLWGNINVSCDDHHASFGFVDEEAVFNMPGLVNSMAEGMLLTPPAMKSGFKWDDIDEVDYIYFDLWDNKS comes from the coding sequence ATGGATTTTGATCGAGGAAACCAGTGGTGGAATCCATCTTCTTCATCAGTTCATCACGATGCACATCTTGTTGCAGAAGCGAATTCCGACGCGAAATCGAGCATTGCATCCACGCAAAGGAAAAGGGGTACTGACCGGAAAATAAACAGGAGGATCTCCGAAGGGCGTGATCCCAACAAGAAATCAACAAGATCCTCCGCCGGTAACCCTGAGATGGCGGTGGCGGCCACGACGCTGGATTTCTCTGCCTCCCATGTCTTCCCTCCTTGGAGGGATCAGTCCAACGCCTATTGTGATATACAGAATGCTGCTAGATATTTCTCTTGTTCGAGCTCTTCTAGTGGCACTACGAGCCAATTCCCAGCAGAAAAAGCTCTTGTGGAAAAGGTTTCGAATGCTTCGATGATGGATTTGTGGGGAAATATTAATGTTTCTTGCGATGATCATCATGCGAGTTTTGGATTCGTGGACGAGGAGGCGGTGTTTAACATGCCCGGTTTGGTGAATAGCATGGCGGAGGGGATGTTGCTGACTCCACCGGCTATGAAAAGTGGATTCAAGTGGGATGATATTGATGAGGTTGATTACATTTACTTTGATTTGTGGGATAATAAATCATAA